A section of the Engraulis encrasicolus isolate BLACKSEA-1 chromosome 8, IST_EnEncr_1.0, whole genome shotgun sequence genome encodes:
- the LOC134453571 gene encoding putative nucleotidyltransferase MAB21L1: protein MIAAQAKLVYHLNKYYQEKCQSRKASVSKTIREVCKVVSDVLKEVEVQEPRFISSLSEMDNRFEGLEVISPTEFEVVLYLNQMGVFNFVDDGSLPGCAVLKLSDGRKRSMSLWVEFITASGYLSARKIRSRFQTLVAQAVDKCSYRDVVKMVADTSEVKLRIRDRYVVQITPAFKCTGIWPRSAAHWPLPHIPWPGPNRVAEVKAEGFNLLSKECYSLNGKQSSAESDAWVLQFAEAENRLLLGGCRKKCLSVLKTLRDRHLELPGMPLNNYHMKTLVSYECEKHPRESDWDENCLGDRLNGILLQLISCLQCRRCPHYFLPNLDLFQGKPHSALENAAKQTWRLAREILTNPKSLEKL, encoded by the coding sequence ATGATAGCAGCCCAAGCTAAACTGGTGTACCATCTCAACAAATACTACCAGGAGAAATGCCAGTCGCGCAAGGCATCAGTCTCCAAGACCATCCGAGAGGTGTGTAAGGTAGTGTCGGATGTCCTGAAAGAGGTGGAGGTCCAGGAGCCCAGGTTCATCAGCTCCCTGAGCGAGATGGATAACCGCTTCGAGGGCCTGGAAGTGATCTCCCCGACAGAGTTCGAAGTTGTCCTCTATCTTAACCAAATGGGGGTGTTCAACTTTGTCGACGACGGCTCTCTTCCGGGCTGCGCCGTGCTCAAACTGAGCGACGGCCGAAAGAGGAGCATGTCCCTCTGGGTCGAGTTCATCACTGCATCCGGCTACCTCTCTGCGCGCAAGATTCGCTCCCGCTTCCAAACACTCGTGGCCCAGGCCGTCGATAAGTGCAGCTACAGAGATGTGGTCAAGATGGTCGCGGACACGAGCGAGGTGAAGTTACGCATCAGAGACAGATACGTGGTGCAGATTACCCCGGCTTTCAAGTGCACGGGGATATGGCCACGCAGCGCGGCACACTGGCCCTTGCCACACATACCCTGGCCCGGCCCTAACCGAGTGGCAGAGGTGAAAGCAGAGGGCTTCAACCTCCTCTCCAAGGAATGTTACTCGTTAAACGGCAAGCAGAGCTCGGCTGAGAGCGACGCCTGGGTCTTGCAATTTGCAGAGGCCGAAAACCGCCTCCTCTTGGGAGGCTGCCGAAAGAAATGCCTGTCGGTCCTGAAAACACTGCGTGACCGTCACCTTGAACTCCCCGGTATGCCTCTAAACAACTACCACATGAAGACTTTGGTCTCGTACGAGTGCGAGAAACATCCCCGGGAATCGGACTGGGACGAAAACTGTCTCGGGGACAGGCTGAATGGGATTTTATTGCAACTGATTTCGTGTTTGCAGTGCAGGAGATGCCCTCATTACTTCCTACCTAACTTAGACCTTTTCCAAGGAAAACCGCATTCCGCCCTGGAAAACGCGGCCAAACAGACTTGGCGACTGGCAAGAGAAATTCTAACCAACCCTAAAAGCTTGGAGAAACTCTGA